Proteins encoded in a region of the Nitrospira sp. genome:
- a CDS encoding thiamine pyrophosphate-dependent enzyme, with protein MSLDYVKFTNGFEKFMPKEYRDMVEHGPFGKKVSVSQMGSFKEILEEHPMCAGCAMTLFIRLAMIAVPNPEDTIMVGTAGCGRLAISQAAIPFVYGNYGDQNGVASGLSRGLRLRFGDKPKDVVVMAGDGGTADIGFQQVLHSWFRKERFTTIMLDNEVYGNTGGQESGMTSRGAVLKMAPLGKKFEKMDMLQMARVAGCAYVATVVPNNPRRVESVIKKAVLIAREVGSAYIQAYTSCNIEYAIPTDKVMEDAKTVENDRYQFTEYVSEEAKQYLAERYGYKEFLPKPAAPAAAIPNKA; from the coding sequence ATGAGTCTCGATTATGTGAAGTTTACAAACGGCTTTGAGAAGTTCATGCCGAAAGAATATCGGGATATGGTCGAACATGGTCCGTTCGGCAAGAAGGTTTCCGTCTCCCAGATGGGAAGTTTCAAGGAAATTTTAGAAGAGCATCCGATGTGCGCCGGCTGTGCGATGACCTTGTTCATCCGCCTGGCCATGATCGCCGTGCCGAATCCTGAAGATACGATCATGGTGGGTACTGCCGGATGCGGTCGTTTGGCGATTTCGCAGGCCGCGATCCCTTTCGTGTACGGCAACTACGGCGACCAGAATGGTGTGGCCAGCGGGTTGTCTCGCGGTCTCCGCCTCCGGTTCGGCGATAAGCCGAAGGATGTGGTCGTGATGGCCGGCGACGGCGGCACGGCCGACATCGGATTCCAGCAAGTGTTGCACTCCTGGTTCCGCAAGGAACGATTCACCACGATCATGTTGGATAACGAAGTCTACGGAAATACCGGCGGTCAGGAAAGCGGTATGACGAGCCGTGGCGCGGTATTGAAGATGGCCCCCTTGGGCAAGAAGTTCGAGAAGATGGATATGCTGCAGATGGCGAGGGTGGCCGGATGCGCCTATGTCGCCACCGTCGTCCCGAACAATCCCCGCCGTGTCGAGAGCGTCATCAAGAAAGCCGTGCTGATCGCCCGTGAAGTGGGCTCTGCTTACATTCAGGCCTACACCTCCTGCAACATTGAGTATGCGATTCCGACCGACAAGGTCATGGAAGACGCCAAGACCGTTGAAAACGATCGGTATCAGTTCACGGAGTATGTCAGCGAAGAAGCGAAGCAGTACTTGGCTGAGCGTTATGGCTATAAGGAATTTCTTCCGAAGCCGGCCGCTCCCGCAGCCGCTATTCCCAACAAAGCATAA
- a CDS encoding 2-oxoacid:acceptor oxidoreductase family protein, protein MAKRFNIRMAGVGGQGVVTGSHILSTAVINAGGESTIVPFYGSEKRMAPVESYVRVSDEPIYEIGEITFPHIIIIFHPQVITHGKSYTMPFYFGLKEDGIALINNDGPMNLHKDQAAELKERRAKLYYFPATKLSLEVAGMDLATNMALMGCIGAITGLTNMAGLEQAVKDRFLGKGFVVSGGTAALDSVVERKFKKKQELIDKNVAVMRAGWNYAVEHGWAAPDVKRVETPVAAAASA, encoded by the coding sequence ATGGCAAAGCGTTTCAACATTCGGATGGCAGGCGTCGGTGGACAGGGTGTCGTGACAGGATCGCACATCCTGAGCACCGCGGTCATCAACGCCGGCGGGGAAAGCACGATCGTTCCGTTCTACGGATCGGAAAAGCGCATGGCGCCGGTCGAGAGTTATGTGCGGGTCTCTGATGAACCGATCTACGAGATCGGCGAAATCACGTTTCCCCACATCATCATCATTTTCCATCCGCAGGTTATTACGCATGGTAAGTCCTACACGATGCCCTTCTACTTCGGTCTGAAGGAAGATGGGATCGCGCTGATCAACAACGATGGTCCGATGAACCTGCACAAGGACCAGGCGGCTGAGCTGAAAGAGCGCCGCGCGAAGCTCTACTACTTCCCGGCTACGAAGCTTTCGTTGGAAGTGGCGGGGATGGACCTTGCCACGAACATGGCCTTGATGGGCTGCATCGGAGCGATCACCGGGTTGACGAACATGGCCGGCTTGGAGCAGGCCGTGAAAGACCGGTTCCTCGGAAAAGGATTCGTCGTTTCCGGCGGAACGGCGGCGTTGGATAGCGTGGTGGAACGAAAGTTCAAGAAGAAGCAGGAATTGATTGATAAGAACGTGGCCGTGATGCGGGCCGGGTGGAACTACGCCGTTGAGCACGGATGGGCGGCTCCCGACGTGAAACGTGTCGAGACGCCAGTCGCCGCCGCTGCCAGTGCGTAA
- a CDS encoding dual specificity protein phosphatase encodes MPGVTGLLLVAEEFKVEPPAWLDYEYIPFKEFSAVDPARLDRAVTWLEARAAGARTLVCCRAGMGRSASVLIAYFCCNQGLSYEEAVAFVKARRPGAMPLPQLQTTIENLINLRANRAGKKSGSTSAPRAV; translated from the coding sequence ATGCCGGGAGTTACCGGACTGTTGCTGGTGGCAGAAGAGTTTAAAGTTGAGCCTCCTGCCTGGTTGGACTACGAGTATATTCCATTTAAAGAGTTTTCAGCCGTCGACCCTGCTCGGCTCGACCGTGCGGTGACGTGGCTCGAAGCGCGTGCCGCAGGAGCCAGAACGCTGGTCTGCTGTCGTGCGGGGATGGGGCGGTCTGCGTCCGTCTTGATTGCCTATTTTTGCTGTAACCAAGGCCTGTCCTATGAAGAGGCCGTGGCGTTTGTCAAAGCCCGTCGGCCTGGAGCGATGCCGCTTCCTCAGTTGCAGACGACCATTGAGAACTTAATCAACCTGCGTGCCAATCGAGCCGGCAAGAAATCAGGATCCACGTCTGCCCCGCGTGCCGTGTAG
- a CDS encoding small ribosomal subunit Rsm22 family protein, translating into MDRIAEAVAELSRLFTKDRASLRSDYLDHPGHAAAYLKYFLPVNLSKIQVLLDEMPPAWPEQASGRSIRILDVGSGPGAGVLAVLDWFHQHWSERIKDLTVVAVDGSTEALKQARSLWEVYGRESGAIDGRLITHEGNLERLPNGGWLSQVEQHAPYDLIIAANCLNELYSRNADPVQAKVGLVTQLLARLAPTGTLMIVEPALRDTSRALHQLRDRLIQEQLCTLYSPCLHENSCPALVNPFDWCHEERVWETPPGIQQIDDAVGFVKDALKFSYLLLRKDGRTIVERRPDVYRVVSELRELKGEKRAWLCNELGRSEIGRQDRLQSESNAPLDDWHRGAIVRIERVVRKEREGKVSAVGRIERDGTVQIIRSI; encoded by the coding sequence ATGGATCGCATTGCGGAAGCCGTAGCCGAACTCTCGAGACTCTTTACAAAAGATCGCGCCTCACTGAGATCCGACTATCTCGATCATCCGGGGCATGCCGCAGCCTATCTCAAATACTTCCTGCCGGTAAACCTGTCCAAGATTCAGGTTCTGCTCGACGAAATGCCGCCGGCCTGGCCGGAGCAAGCCTCCGGTCGTTCGATCCGCATTCTTGACGTGGGGTCGGGACCGGGCGCAGGGGTGCTGGCCGTCCTTGATTGGTTCCATCAGCATTGGTCGGAGCGAATCAAGGACCTCACCGTTGTCGCGGTCGATGGTTCAACAGAAGCGCTGAAACAGGCGAGGAGCCTCTGGGAGGTCTACGGCCGGGAATCTGGAGCTATTGACGGAAGACTGATTACCCATGAGGGAAATCTTGAGCGATTGCCGAATGGGGGGTGGCTCAGTCAGGTTGAACAGCACGCTCCCTATGATCTGATCATTGCGGCGAATTGCCTGAACGAACTCTACTCCCGAAATGCCGATCCTGTGCAGGCAAAAGTAGGACTCGTGACGCAGCTTCTGGCAAGGTTAGCTCCGACCGGCACGCTGATGATCGTCGAGCCGGCTTTACGGGATACCTCGAGAGCGCTGCATCAGCTACGGGATCGATTGATTCAGGAACAGCTGTGTACGCTCTATAGCCCCTGTCTCCACGAAAACAGTTGTCCGGCACTGGTAAATCCGTTCGATTGGTGCCATGAAGAGCGAGTCTGGGAGACCCCGCCAGGAATTCAACAAATTGACGACGCGGTGGGTTTTGTAAAAGACGCCTTGAAGTTTTCGTATCTCCTGCTCCGAAAAGACGGGCGAACCATCGTCGAGCGTAGGCCGGATGTCTATCGCGTCGTGAGTGAGTTGCGGGAGTTGAAAGGTGAGAAGCGGGCGTGGCTCTGCAACGAGTTGGGGCGGTCGGAAATCGGACGTCAGGATCGCTTGCAATCTGAATCGAATGCGCCGCTGGATGACTGGCATCGCGGTGCGATCGTGCGCATTGAGCGAGTCGTGCGGAAAGAGCGGGAAGGGAAAGTGTCGGCGGTGGGACGAATCGAGCGCGACGGGACCGTGCAGATAATTCGATCGATCTGA
- the queF gene encoding preQ(1) synthase encodes MKREAARSNSKTTKLGYNERHAKSGITAALPDIETFPNQYKGYEITIEIPEYTAICPKTNLPDFGTVTIHYMPNKACLELKSLKMYIHAYRNLGIFYENAVNRILQDVVKSCRPVWATVTGGFTARGGLSSKIEAKYP; translated from the coding sequence GTGAAACGTGAAGCGGCGCGAAGCAACTCGAAAACAACGAAGTTGGGGTACAACGAACGGCATGCGAAAAGCGGCATTACCGCGGCGCTCCCCGACATTGAAACCTTCCCCAATCAGTATAAGGGCTACGAGATCACGATCGAGATCCCAGAATACACCGCGATCTGCCCCAAGACCAACCTGCCCGATTTCGGCACCGTCACCATCCACTACATGCCCAACAAAGCCTGCCTCGAACTCAAGTCACTCAAGATGTATATCCACGCCTACCGCAACCTCGGCATTTTCTACGAGAACGCCGTCAATCGGATTCTCCAAGATGTCGTGAAGTCCTGCCGACCCGTCTGGGCTACAGTCACCGGCGGATTCACCGCGCGTGGGGGACTCTCAAGCAAGATCGAAGCGAAATACCCCTAG
- a CDS encoding ATP citrate lyase citrate-binding domain-containing protein, producing the protein MAKVLEGPGMGLMKKWGINVPNYVVVTSVDELTKLGQANEWLKKSKLVAKAHEALGSRFKLGLVKVDLDFKAAEAATKEMIGRQVGSITVTQVIVSEMIAHKEEYYCAVKSTREGSEILVANCGGIEVESNWERVKRLCLEIGQAPSAEALEKLSKEAGFTGPLTKKMAEFAGKMFACFDSEDAQYLEVNPVVTRAGDGELVALDAVTLLDGDAKFRHPDWNFAFAAEFGRAYSKQEEEVMAVDSKIKGSVKFIEIPGGDTAMLPAGGGASVYYSDAVVARGGKLANYAEYSGDPPDWAVEVLTEKVCSLPGIKNIIVGGAIANFTDVVKTFGGIINGFRKAKAEGKLKGVKIWVRRGGPREKEGLDAMRALKDEGFDISVFDRNTPLTDIVDKALQK; encoded by the coding sequence ATGGCCAAGGTGCTTGAAGGTCCCGGAATGGGGCTGATGAAGAAGTGGGGGATCAACGTCCCCAATTACGTCGTCGTCACATCTGTCGATGAGTTGACGAAGCTGGGGCAAGCGAATGAATGGCTGAAGAAATCCAAGCTCGTCGCCAAGGCCCACGAGGCCCTTGGGTCGCGGTTTAAGCTTGGTTTGGTCAAAGTCGATCTGGATTTCAAGGCAGCGGAAGCCGCGACCAAGGAAATGATCGGCCGCCAAGTCGGGAGCATCACGGTGACGCAGGTCATCGTGTCAGAAATGATTGCCCACAAGGAAGAATATTATTGCGCCGTGAAATCCACGCGCGAGGGCAGTGAAATTCTCGTCGCGAATTGCGGCGGCATTGAAGTCGAATCGAATTGGGAACGGGTTAAGCGGCTCTGCCTCGAGATCGGGCAGGCCCCTTCCGCCGAGGCACTCGAAAAGCTTTCGAAAGAGGCGGGATTTACCGGGCCGCTGACCAAGAAAATGGCCGAGTTTGCCGGGAAAATGTTTGCCTGCTTCGATAGTGAAGATGCGCAGTACCTGGAGGTCAATCCCGTCGTGACTCGCGCGGGCGATGGCGAACTGGTGGCGCTGGATGCGGTGACTTTGCTCGACGGCGATGCCAAGTTCCGCCATCCGGATTGGAATTTTGCGTTTGCGGCCGAGTTCGGCCGGGCCTACTCCAAGCAGGAAGAGGAGGTCATGGCGGTCGACAGCAAGATCAAGGGCTCGGTCAAGTTCATCGAAATTCCCGGTGGTGATACGGCGATGCTGCCAGCCGGCGGCGGTGCCAGCGTGTACTACTCCGATGCGGTCGTGGCCCGCGGCGGTAAGTTGGCGAACTATGCCGAATACTCCGGCGATCCACCCGACTGGGCGGTTGAAGTGCTGACGGAGAAAGTCTGCTCCTTGCCTGGAATCAAGAACATCATTGTCGGCGGCGCGATTGCCAATTTCACCGACGTGGTGAAGACGTTCGGCGGCATCATCAACGGATTCCGCAAAGCCAAGGCGGAAGGGAAGCTCAAGGGCGTGAAGATCTGGGTGCGTCGCGGAGGCCCGCGAGAGAAGGAAGGGCTCGACGCGATGCGCGCGCTCAAGGACGAAGGGTTCGACATCAGTGTCTTCGATCGCAACACGCCGCTCACCGACATTGTCGATAAAGCGCTTCAGAAATAG
- a CDS encoding carbon monoxide dehydrogenase beta subunit family protein translates to MATTQDKRERIIVPGPAGFHPPSAAQLGVSLPDPGEGLFYGLLEPNEDKVIEEMARKMLTSPNATLFPGPMVLWAWNEHAIEKAKATLEIAAQIPNVMIIPMPDYRPKYPKIDPEEVINPNHPNLTIWGNKIEACIFIGVHCHYANLTLKMIRAGTNCCTMAICAEQGHEDAMLTIRDSDVLKLKKTAQIFKKIREEMEIKLPENGENVRFTGTQSKVHGGKTHTNPLTFMPTVAGVGSAGTFGHSAEQMKREG, encoded by the coding sequence GTGGCAACAACGCAAGATAAGAGAGAGAGAATCATTGTTCCGGGACCGGCTGGATTTCATCCTCCGTCCGCTGCACAGCTTGGTGTGTCGCTGCCCGATCCAGGCGAAGGCTTGTTTTACGGACTGCTGGAACCCAATGAGGATAAGGTCATCGAAGAGATGGCCCGGAAGATGTTGACCAGTCCCAACGCCACGCTCTTCCCAGGGCCGATGGTGTTGTGGGCCTGGAATGAACATGCCATTGAAAAGGCCAAGGCCACGCTGGAAATTGCCGCCCAGATTCCGAACGTGATGATTATCCCGATGCCGGACTACCGGCCCAAATATCCCAAGATCGATCCGGAAGAGGTCATCAATCCCAATCACCCGAATTTGACGATTTGGGGAAATAAGATTGAGGCTTGTATCTTCATCGGCGTGCATTGCCATTATGCCAATCTGACGTTGAAGATGATCCGTGCGGGAACGAATTGCTGCACGATGGCGATCTGCGCCGAGCAGGGCCACGAAGATGCCATGTTGACGATCCGTGATTCGGATGTGCTCAAGCTGAAAAAGACCGCGCAGATCTTCAAGAAGATTCGTGAGGAAATGGAGATCAAGTTGCCGGAAAACGGCGAGAATGTTCGGTTTACCGGAACGCAGTCCAAAGTCCACGGTGGAAAGACCCACACCAATCCGTTGACCTTTATGCCCACGGTTGCCGGAGTCGGCAGCGCGGGTACGTTTGGCCATTCGGCTGAACAGATGAAGCGTGAAGGGTAA
- a CDS encoding citrate/2-methylcitrate synthase, producing the protein MSILANKDTYVVIQGGVAGVNAARRMAEFCYLIKRSLNVLAFVYPPDAGKTHEIPYGSGLVAVPIYKTVAEATKHHPQINTSLVYIGADRAMKGGMEALDDTHIKVVSMITEGVPEKDAKILGAHARKLSKVFNGPSSIGIVSAGSCRLGVIGGAFDNLVLSKLYREGSFGVITKSGGLSNEIIWICSQFADGITTAIGIGGDAYPGTDYVSYLEMFENDPQTKAVIIVGEMGGDLEERAAEWYGAKKRRVKLMAVVSGFCQESLPKGMKFGHAGAKEGLKGEGSARSKSDALKKSGAIVPATFGALGPAIKDVYQDMLKSGQVKEPVEPASLPKLPKSIEAAMKADEVMVTPLIRTTISDDRGDEPCYDGYPASELINKGYEIPHVVGLLWDKRLISKQEAEIIKRIMMLSADHGPCVSGALGTIIAACAGIGLSQSVAAGLIMIGPRFGGAVTDAGRFFKHAADNKMTVDEFLTYMKKNHGPVPGIGHRVKSLRNPDKRVKELVGYVKSLPIKTPCLDFALQVEQVTAAKKDNLILNVDGTMAAVLVDIGFPVDSLNGFFILSRTIGLIGHWVDQKRQDSRLIRLFDYLVNYAAPKRREVPPLK; encoded by the coding sequence ATGAGTATCCTGGCAAACAAAGATACCTATGTGGTCATTCAGGGCGGCGTGGCAGGCGTCAACGCCGCGCGCCGGATGGCCGAGTTCTGCTATCTGATCAAGCGTTCGCTGAACGTCCTGGCCTTTGTCTATCCGCCGGATGCCGGCAAGACGCACGAGATTCCCTACGGAAGCGGTCTGGTTGCAGTCCCCATCTATAAAACGGTCGCCGAAGCCACCAAGCACCATCCTCAGATCAATACCAGCCTCGTCTACATCGGTGCCGATCGTGCCATGAAGGGTGGGATGGAAGCCCTCGACGATACGCACATCAAGGTGGTGTCGATGATCACGGAAGGCGTGCCAGAGAAGGACGCCAAGATCCTCGGGGCCCATGCCAGAAAGCTCAGCAAGGTGTTTAACGGCCCCTCGTCGATCGGTATTGTGTCGGCCGGATCCTGCCGCCTCGGTGTCATCGGCGGTGCGTTCGATAATCTCGTGTTGTCCAAGCTCTATCGCGAAGGTTCTTTTGGCGTCATCACTAAGTCTGGCGGTCTCTCCAACGAAATTATCTGGATCTGTTCGCAGTTTGCTGACGGCATTACGACGGCCATCGGCATCGGCGGCGACGCCTATCCGGGAACTGACTATGTGAGCTATCTCGAAATGTTCGAGAACGATCCGCAGACGAAAGCGGTCATCATTGTCGGCGAAATGGGCGGCGATCTCGAAGAGCGCGCGGCTGAGTGGTACGGCGCCAAGAAGCGGCGCGTGAAGTTGATGGCTGTGGTCTCCGGCTTCTGCCAGGAAAGTTTGCCGAAGGGAATGAAGTTCGGTCACGCGGGCGCGAAAGAGGGATTGAAGGGCGAAGGGTCGGCCCGGTCCAAGTCCGATGCCCTCAAAAAGTCCGGTGCGATTGTGCCGGCGACCTTCGGGGCGCTCGGTCCGGCGATCAAGGACGTCTATCAGGACATGTTGAAGTCCGGCCAGGTAAAGGAACCGGTCGAGCCGGCCTCACTGCCGAAGTTGCCCAAGAGTATTGAAGCGGCCATGAAGGCCGATGAAGTCATGGTCACTCCGTTGATTCGCACCACGATCAGCGACGATCGCGGAGACGAACCCTGCTACGACGGATATCCCGCGTCCGAGCTCATCAACAAGGGCTACGAAATTCCCCATGTCGTCGGACTCTTGTGGGACAAGCGGTTGATCTCCAAGCAGGAAGCCGAAATCATCAAGCGCATCATGATGCTCTCAGCCGACCATGGCCCCTGCGTGAGCGGTGCGTTGGGGACGATCATCGCGGCCTGCGCCGGGATCGGCCTGTCCCAGTCAGTGGCCGCGGGGCTCATCATGATCGGCCCCCGCTTCGGCGGCGCCGTCACCGATGCCGGACGCTTTTTCAAACATGCCGCCGATAACAAGATGACGGTCGATGAATTCCTGACCTACATGAAGAAGAATCATGGCCCGGTGCCCGGCATCGGCCATCGCGTGAAGAGCCTCCGCAATCCGGACAAGCGGGTGAAGGAGTTGGTGGGGTATGTGAAGAGCCTGCCCATCAAGACCCCGTGCCTCGACTTTGCGTTGCAGGTCGAGCAGGTCACGGCGGCGAAGAAGGATAACTTGATCCTCAACGTGGACGGAACGATGGCGGCCGTGTTGGTCGATATCGGATTCCCGGTCGATAGTTTGAACGGATTCTTCATCCTCTCGCGGACGATCGGCTTGATCGGCCACTGGGTGGATCAGAAGCGTCAGGACAGCCGCCTGATTCGGCTGTTCGACTATCTCGTAAACTACGCAGCCCCGAAGCGACGTGAAGTGCCGCCGCTGAAATAG
- the mutM gene encoding bifunctional DNA-formamidopyrimidine glycosylase/DNA-(apurinic or apyrimidinic site) lyase → MPELPEAEVAARQLRARLIGAQVTGVLVGRSDIVREGGDTDWWYPGSVVTAVDRYGKSVAIEFEKAGDRRYLVAELGMTGLLLFPAVSIKFPQHVHYTMHFDSSSTGSLRYWNPRRFGRLSLLDRAGLDRYLARRFGCDPLHVTGEEFAQLLRRSRRRLKAVLMHQQAIAGIGNIYANEALFRARLHPNVIASELAPSAASRLHHEMQSILIQAIECGGSSVKDFFAPDGSEGTYKQRHLVYGKEGLPCPGKCGALIRRIQSERSSFICTTCQKIRTRR, encoded by the coding sequence ATGCCTGAACTTCCCGAAGCCGAGGTCGCGGCTCGTCAACTTCGTGCGCGCTTGATTGGAGCGCAGGTTACCGGTGTCCTCGTCGGGAGGTCCGATATCGTTCGCGAGGGCGGCGATACGGATTGGTGGTATCCCGGGAGTGTAGTGACGGCGGTCGATCGATACGGCAAGAGTGTGGCGATTGAATTTGAGAAAGCGGGGGACAGGCGCTATCTCGTGGCAGAACTCGGGATGACCGGGCTGCTGCTATTCCCGGCCGTGTCGATCAAGTTCCCCCAGCATGTGCACTACACGATGCATTTCGATTCCTCGTCGACCGGTTCATTGCGCTATTGGAACCCGCGCCGGTTCGGACGGCTTTCCTTGCTGGATCGCGCGGGGCTCGATCGCTATCTGGCCAGGCGGTTTGGATGCGACCCGCTTCATGTCACCGGCGAAGAGTTTGCTCAGCTGCTCCGCCGCTCCCGACGTCGCTTGAAGGCGGTGTTGATGCATCAACAAGCGATCGCGGGTATCGGAAACATTTATGCGAATGAGGCCCTGTTTCGAGCGCGCTTGCATCCGAATGTGATCGCGAGTGAGCTTGCACCTTCTGCCGCCAGCCGTCTCCACCATGAGATGCAATCGATTCTAATACAGGCCATTGAGTGCGGGGGGTCCAGCGTGAAGGATTTCTTTGCTCCGGACGGTTCCGAAGGGACGTATAAGCAACGCCACCTCGTGTATGGCAAGGAGGGGCTCCCTTGTCCGGGGAAATGTGGGGCCCTAATCCGGCGCATACAAAGCGAGCGAAGTTCATTTATTTGCACCACCTGTCAGAAGATTCGGACGCGTCGTTGA
- a CDS encoding methylenetetrahydrofolate reductase C-terminal domain-containing protein encodes MPNRVLIPGEDDAGAHVGGVHKRPPIPDHTLKAECPKFMAHGPCGGVRKGGLCEVYPEMKCPWVSMFIELEKIGQTDWMKQL; translated from the coding sequence ATGCCAAATCGAGTTTTGATTCCCGGCGAAGACGACGCGGGAGCCCATGTCGGCGGTGTGCACAAGCGCCCTCCCATCCCGGATCACACGCTCAAGGCCGAATGCCCGAAGTTCATGGCCCATGGCCCCTGCGGGGGCGTGCGCAAAGGCGGCCTCTGCGAAGTCTATCCGGAAATGAAATGCCCCTGGGTGTCGATGTTTATTGAACTCGAGAAAATCGGGCAGACCGATTGGATGAAACAACTCTAA
- a CDS encoding transketolase C-terminal domain-containing protein, protein MSEAEVKTNPPGAPAATVAPAKKDPHAEAKRQKVVSPEYLFHEAPRTKEFITGSEAAKEAIRRSNVDLAIAYPITPQSETMQLVGVLYGEGYVKEYYRGEEEVGVMAAIAGGSRAGVRCYTATAGPGTLRGLEGIASWPGHRLPAVAMFTCRVVNAPLAIQPDNIEVSYLLNCGMIVFHAENQQDMFDFTMAGFVISEKNDVTLPVGVCCDGFFVTHARGYVRMQDRSMKLPPREAWRGAVPVLDAENPPARLSRDAPVQKSNFMAYNIHAVWQQEVWAAVERSRKYINQYMGGLLTAENVDGAEAVIIASGSAAAQSREAVRICAEKGIKIGLIKVRSLRPFPTQELRELCENAKLIVVPEFNYVGWLAKEVATAIYGYSKAKIIGGPRVYGGQSMPVELIVDEVESGLTGKKSTNVAMSSVMGGAVNQDDVSHFMRSI, encoded by the coding sequence ATGAGCGAAGCTGAAGTCAAAACGAATCCCCCGGGTGCTCCTGCTGCCACTGTGGCGCCGGCTAAGAAAGATCCGCATGCCGAAGCCAAACGGCAAAAGGTCGTCAGCCCTGAGTACTTGTTTCACGAAGCCCCGAGGACGAAGGAATTTATTACGGGCAGCGAAGCCGCGAAGGAAGCCATTCGCCGGTCGAATGTGGATCTCGCCATTGCCTACCCGATTACACCTCAGAGCGAAACCATGCAGCTCGTGGGTGTGCTCTACGGCGAAGGATATGTAAAAGAGTACTATCGCGGTGAGGAAGAAGTCGGCGTCATGGCCGCCATCGCCGGAGGATCCCGCGCAGGCGTTCGCTGCTATACCGCCACTGCGGGACCTGGGACCTTGAGAGGTCTCGAAGGCATTGCCTCGTGGCCAGGCCATCGGTTGCCGGCCGTGGCGATGTTCACCTGCCGCGTGGTCAATGCTCCGCTCGCGATTCAGCCGGATAATATTGAAGTCTCCTATCTCCTCAATTGCGGTATGATCGTGTTCCATGCTGAGAATCAGCAGGACATGTTCGATTTCACGATGGCCGGGTTCGTCATCAGCGAGAAGAACGATGTGACCCTGCCGGTCGGTGTCTGCTGCGATGGATTCTTTGTCACGCATGCTCGTGGCTATGTGCGCATGCAGGATCGCAGCATGAAGCTGCCTCCGCGTGAGGCCTGGCGCGGCGCGGTGCCCGTCCTTGATGCGGAGAATCCTCCCGCGCGTCTCTCGCGCGACGCCCCGGTTCAAAAGTCGAACTTCATGGCGTACAACATTCACGCGGTCTGGCAGCAGGAAGTGTGGGCTGCGGTTGAACGGTCCCGCAAGTATATCAATCAGTATATGGGCGGGTTGCTCACGGCCGAAAATGTGGACGGTGCCGAGGCTGTGATCATTGCGTCAGGAAGCGCCGCCGCTCAGTCCCGCGAAGCGGTCCGTATTTGCGCAGAAAAGGGCATTAAGATCGGCCTGATCAAGGTACGTTCGTTGCGGCCGTTCCCGACGCAGGAACTGCGGGAGCTCTGCGAAAATGCCAAGCTGATTGTGGTGCCCGAGTTCAATTATGTCGGTTGGCTGGCCAAGGAAGTGGCGACCGCGATTTATGGCTATTCCAAGGCCAAAATCATCGGTGGGCCGCGGGTCTATGGTGGGCAGTCCATGCCGGTCGAATTGATTGTGGACGAAGTGGAGTCCGGACTCACCGGTAAGAAATCCACGAACGTTGCGATGTCTTCTGTTATGGGCGGGGCCGTCAATCAAGACGACGTGTCCCATTTCATGCGCAGCATTTAA